The Paenibacillus mucilaginosus 3016 genome includes the window GCGAGCATGTTCTTTGTCCGTGAGCCCGAACGCTTTGAGGTCGTGGTGACCTCGAATTTGTTCGGCGACATCTTGACCGACCTGGGAGCGGCGCTTGTCGGGGGCCTCGGCCTTGCGGCCGGAGCCAATATCAATCCCGAGAGAAAGTACCCTTCCATGTTCGAGCCGATCCACGGATCGGCACCTGACATTGCGGGCAGGGGGATTGCGAATCCGCTCGCCGCGGTCTGGTCGGCAAGCCAGCTGCTTGACTTCTTGGGCTACGAACATCATGGCCGCAGCGTGCTGAAGGCCATCGAAACCGTGATGACCGATGGCAAGGTCTTCACACCGGATATGGGAGGCAGGGCATCGACGGAGCAGGTAGGGAATGCCGTCGTTGAGGCTCTGCATGCATTGCAGCCAATTCACTCACCTTGGAAAGGATGAAACATACATGACACAGAGTCCGAAAACCATGCAAAACTACATTGGGGGACAATGGGTGGATGCGGCCTCCGAACGGACGGATATCGTCACGAACCCGGCAACGGGAGAGGCGATCGCTTCCGTTCCGCTCTCCTCCAAGGAAGACGTGGACCGTGCGGTCACGAAGGCCAGAGCCGCATTCAAGGAGTGGAGCAAAGTTCCGGTGCCGCGCAGAGCACGGATCCTGTTCAAATACCAGCAGCTGCTTGTGGAGCATTGGGATGAGCTGGCCCGGCTGGTTACGTTGGAGAACGGCAAAAACTACGCGGAAGCCTACGGAGAAGTGCAGCGCGGCATTGAATGTGTGGAATTCGCTGCAGGTGCGCCGACATTGATGATGGGCAGCGGGCTTCCGGATATCGCAACCGGACTGGAATCCTATATGTACCGCTATCCCATAGGGGTTGTCGGCGGGATCACGCCATTCAACTTCCCGATGATGGTGCCGTGCTGGATGTTCCCGCTCGCCATCGCTTGCGGCAACACGTTCGTGCTGAAGCCTTCGGAGCGGACGCCGATCCTGGCCTGCCGCCTGGCTGAGCTGCTTCAGGAAGCCGGACTGCCTGACGGAGTCTTCAACATCGTACATGGCGCACATGACGTGGTGAACGGTTTGCTGGAGCATCCGGAGGTCGCCGCCATTTCATTCGTCGGCTCGCAGCCGGTTGCGGAATATGTGTACAAGACCGCGGCGGCACAGGGCAAGAGAGTGCAGGCTCTGGGCGGAGCGAAGAATCACTCCATTGTGCTCCCGGATGCGGATATGAACCTGGCGGTCAAGGAAATCATCAATGCCGCGTTCGGATCGGCGGGAGAGCGCTGCATGGCGTGCTCCGTAGTCGTAGCGGTCGGCGAGATTGCAGACCCCTTGGTGGAGCAATTGGTGGGTACGGCCAAACAATTAACCATCGGGAACGGGATGGACAAAGCGAACTTCCTCGGCCCGGTCATCCGCGAATCGCATAAAGCGAGAACAATTGGTTATATCGAGAAGGGGGTCGATGAAGGGGCCCGCCTTGTGTTGGATGGGCGGCGGAACGAGGCTGCGCCCAGTGAAGGGTATTTTATCGGCCCGACGATCTTCGATGAGGCCAAAGCGGGGATGACGATCTGGAACGATGAAATCTTTGCGCCCGTACTGCAAATCGTTCGTGCGGACAGTCTGCAGGATGCCATTGAGATCGCGAATCAATCCGAGTTTGCCAATGGAGCTTGCTTGTACACCTCCAGCGGCAAGGCCGTTCGTGAGTTCAGGGAGAATATCGATGCGGGCATGCTGGGCGTCAATGTCGGCGTTCCTGCCCCCATGGCCTTCTTCCCCTTCTCCGGCTACAAGAAGTCTTTCTATGGCGATCTCCATGCCAACGGCAGAGACGGCGTAGAGTTCTATACCCGCAAGAAAATGGTGGTAGCACGGTACTAATCCGGCGGCGCTGTCCTTGATCGTTAAGAGGGCGGCGCCTCTTTTTTGCCGTTTACTCTGGTTCAGCCGCGTCCGGCGGCATACCTCCATTGAATTTTGCTTTGCTATCTCCGGACGCACAAAGGCCCATGTCCTGGAGGTGGAGTACCTTCAACAAAGGACATGAGCCTAATAAGGAGTATTTCAACGGAGCGTCTATGCGGCATCGACTAGCAGAGGGTCATAACAGACCGGCTAAAAACTGTGCCTTACCCAATCCGAAGCTCCAGTCGGCTTCGCTGTTCTCTGTAATGGAAATCATCAAATCCGTAGGAGCGATGCCGCATTCCTGTTCCAGGCGCTCGGCCAGCAGGGCATAGAGCTTTTGTTTTTGCTCCGGTGTTCGGGTTTTGCTGACAACGCTGATGATGACTATATCGTTGGTGCGCGGATAGCCCAGGCCCGTATCTTCAATGATCAGCTCTTGAGGCGGATGCTGGTGCACGATTTGGTAACGGTCACGGACAGGAACCTGGAAGGCATCGACCATGGCCTGGTGACAGGTGTCGAGCAATTTCTTCAGGGACTCGGGGCTGCGCCCTTCAATTAAATCAAAGCGTAAAAGTGGCATTCTTCATTTCTCCTTTTTGGATAGAATAGGTTCACCGCCGGCTGATTTATGATCCGCTCATGCGGAGTTCACCTCCTTTAAAACCCTGCACCGGGAGCATTCAGCTTCCTGTTCTGTTCCTCATCCGGATGAGCATGCCGGATCTCAATGTCATGAGCCGCACAAAACTCTTGGTATTCTCTTGGAAGAGCCTGCGAAGTAATAATGGTGTCCACCCGGGAGAGGGGGGCATAGGTGAGAAGGGTCGACTTTCCGAATTTGCTTGCATCGGCCAGGAGAATGAGCTTTTTTGCTTTCTCCGAGATGATCTTCTTGATTTCATATTCGAGCGGATCCGAATTCGTAAGCCCATGCGTGTCGCTCACACCGGTGACCGACATGAAGGCTTTGTTGACGTTGTACTTGTCAAGCGAACGCGGATCGTCGAGGCCGATAAACGATTCGGTGTTTCGTTTGTAGAAATTCCCGACCACAAACAAGTCGACATTCGGCATGCTCGAGACCCCGTTGATCACATCCAGGCTGTTCGTCAAGATCGTCAGGGGTTTGTCGGGATCCAGGTAATGGACCATGTATCTTGTCGTCGTTCCGGAATCAATAAAAATAAGATCGTTCTCTTCAATGCAGGAAGAGGCAAGGCGGCCGATCTCGTGCTTTTCGGATTGGTTCTTTATCGTTCGGTTCTTGAAGGATACCAATTCAGGGTTGGAAACCACACCGCCATATACTTTTTGAATGGTTCCTTTTTCCGAGATTTGATTGATGTCCCGGCGGATTGTATTTTTGGATACGTCGAATCTGAGGCAGAGCTCATCCAGCGTCACATTTTTTCTGGAATGAATGTATTCTTCGATGTGGTTAAGGCGTATATCTCTCATTTTCGATACCCCTGTTAGGTTTTGAATTGCTCTCACTATATCATATGTTCAAAATATTATCAATAGTTAACAAATAGTATACAATAATGTTCCCGAATATTGTGGTGATATGATGATTTGTGATGGATATGCCGTGTTTTATGGAAAGAAACCATGCATATTTTCAATGTTCTCCATTGTAACGTACATTTGTGAGAGATTGTTTCAATATTTCGGCTCCTTTTTTAGCTTGACGGCAATATCTTAATTAGTTATGATAAAAATATAACCAAAATATAATCAAAAGTTTGATGGTTTGTTGTGATATCGCAGCAAACACCAGAAGAAAGGGAGGGATATACTCATGTCAGTCCAATTGCTTCGTAAAGCGGGCAATATCAGCTTGGGCGACGAGGGCGGCGTAACGATCGTGCATGAGATTCCGGCCAAGGAGTCTATACTCCAATACGTCGGGTTTAAAGTCATTGACATGAAACCAGGCGCGCAGTATGAGGAAGCGCTGCAGCAGGAAGAATGCTGCATCGTTGCGCTCAGAGGGAGAATCACCGTAGCCGACGGAGAGAGGACGTTCGAGCATATTGGGACGAGAGACAGCGTTTTTGAGAAGAAGCCTACCGACAGCGTATATGTATCCAATGACAGAACCTTCCTGATCCATGCCGACAAGGAGGCCAGGGTCGCCTTGTGCTACTCCCCTTCTGACAAGCAGCTTCCTACCCGGCTGATCAGGGCTGAGGATGTAGGAGTGGAGCATCGCGGCAAGTATCAAAACCAGCGTACGGTACATAACATTTTGCCGGATCACCATCCTTCCGCGAACAGTTTGCTTGTTGTGGAAGTGTTTACGGAAGGCGGGAACTTCTCCAGCTACCCGCCCCACAAACATGACCGGGACTGTTTGCCGGAAGAGTCTTTGCTGGAAGAGACTTATTACCATGAACTCGATCCGCAGCAGGGCTTTGTCTTCCAGCGGGTGTATACGGATGACCGGAGCATTGATGAAACGATGGCCGTTGAGCACGGAGATGTCGTCCTGGTCCCGGCAGGTTACCACCCGGTCGGCGTGCCGGACGGCTACACCTCGTATTACCTGAATGTGATGGCAGGGCCGCAGCGCATCTGGAAATTTTACAATGATCCGGCACACGAATGGATCTTGAACCGTGATTGAATTGGAAGGAGCTGTCAGGATATGAGCGGTGGAGCAGCGGATGACAAGCGATTTGATCTGATTGCCATTGGAAGGGCCTGCATCGATTTGAATGCCGTGGAGTATAACCGGCCGATGGAAGAGACCATGAACTTTACCAAATATGTAGGCGGGTCGCCTGCCAATATTGCGATCGGGGTATCGAGACTGGGGCTGAGGGCCGGCTTTATTGGGAAGCTTGCGGACGATCAGCATGGCCGGTTTATCAAGAAGTATTTAAGCGATGCCGGAGTCGATACTTCGCAGCTCATCGTGGACCGGGAGGGGCATAAGACGGGGCTGGCTTTCACGGAGATCAAAAGTCCGGAAGAATGCAGCATCTTGATGTACCGCGACCTGGCGGCGGATTTATATTTGAAGCCGGAGGAAGTCAGTGAAGGCTACATCAGTCAAGCGCATACGCTCCTTGTTTCCGGTACTGCGCTCGCCCAGAGTCCATCCAGAGAAGCCGTGTTGAAAGCGATTCAATTCGCCAAGAGACAAGGGGTCAAGGTCGTATTTGAACTGGATTACCGTCCTTATACCTGGAAGTCTGCAGAAGAGACCGCGATCTATTACTCCTTGGTGGCCGAGCAGTCCGATATTGTGATCGGCACGAGAGACGAGTACGACGTACTGGAGAACAAAGCGGGAGGATCGAACGAAGAGACCACCGGCTATTTGTTCCGGCACAAGCCCGAGCTGATCGTGATCAAACACGGTGTGGACGGCTCCTACGCGTACACCAGGGCAGGCGATGTGATCCGGGCGCATGCCTATCGAACCAAGGTGTTAAAAACATTCGGCGCCGGTGATTCCTACGCCTCCGCTTTCCTGTATGCGCTCGCTCAAGGCAAAGACATTGAAACCGCGCTGAAATATGGAAGTGCTTCCGCATCGATCGTTGTCAGCAGGCACAGTTCTTCTGATGCCCTGCCGCAGGTAGAGGACATTGAGGCCGTGATCGCCGGGCATCTCATTGCGAATGGATAGACAGGGCATTTTTATCTTTAGTCAAAGGTGGAGTC containing:
- the iolC gene encoding 5-dehydro-2-deoxygluconokinase, yielding MSGGAADDKRFDLIAIGRACIDLNAVEYNRPMEETMNFTKYVGGSPANIAIGVSRLGLRAGFIGKLADDQHGRFIKKYLSDAGVDTSQLIVDREGHKTGLAFTEIKSPEECSILMYRDLAADLYLKPEEVSEGYISQAHTLLVSGTALAQSPSREAVLKAIQFAKRQGVKVVFELDYRPYTWKSAEETAIYYSLVAEQSDIVIGTRDEYDVLENKAGGSNEETTGYLFRHKPELIVIKHGVDGSYAYTRAGDVIRAHAYRTKVLKTFGAGDSYASAFLYALAQGKDIETALKYGSASASIVVSRHSSSDALPQVEDIEAVIAGHLIANG
- the iolB gene encoding 5-deoxy-glucuronate isomerase, with translation MSVQLLRKAGNISLGDEGGVTIVHEIPAKESILQYVGFKVIDMKPGAQYEEALQQEECCIVALRGRITVADGERTFEHIGTRDSVFEKKPTDSVYVSNDRTFLIHADKEARVALCYSPSDKQLPTRLIRAEDVGVEHRGKYQNQRTVHNILPDHHPSANSLLVVEVFTEGGNFSSYPPHKHDRDCLPEESLLEETYYHELDPQQGFVFQRVYTDDRSIDETMAVEHGDVVLVPAGYHPVGVPDGYTSYYLNVMAGPQRIWKFYNDPAHEWILNRD
- a CDS encoding DeoR/GlpR family DNA-binding transcription regulator — translated: MRDIRLNHIEEYIHSRKNVTLDELCLRFDVSKNTIRRDINQISEKGTIQKVYGGVVSNPELVSFKNRTIKNQSEKHEIGRLASSCIEENDLIFIDSGTTTRYMVHYLDPDKPLTILTNSLDVINGVSSMPNVDLFVVGNFYKRNTESFIGLDDPRSLDKYNVNKAFMSVTGVSDTHGLTNSDPLEYEIKKIISEKAKKLILLADASKFGKSTLLTYAPLSRVDTIITSQALPREYQEFCAAHDIEIRHAHPDEEQNRKLNAPGAGF
- a CDS encoding CoA-acylating methylmalonate-semialdehyde dehydrogenase codes for the protein MTQSPKTMQNYIGGQWVDAASERTDIVTNPATGEAIASVPLSSKEDVDRAVTKARAAFKEWSKVPVPRRARILFKYQQLLVEHWDELARLVTLENGKNYAEAYGEVQRGIECVEFAAGAPTLMMGSGLPDIATGLESYMYRYPIGVVGGITPFNFPMMVPCWMFPLAIACGNTFVLKPSERTPILACRLAELLQEAGLPDGVFNIVHGAHDVVNGLLEHPEVAAISFVGSQPVAEYVYKTAAAQGKRVQALGGAKNHSIVLPDADMNLAVKEIINAAFGSAGERCMACSVVVAVGEIADPLVEQLVGTAKQLTIGNGMDKANFLGPVIRESHKARTIGYIEKGVDEGARLVLDGRRNEAAPSEGYFIGPTIFDEAKAGMTIWNDEIFAPVLQIVRADSLQDAIEIANQSEFANGACLYTSSGKAVREFRENIDAGMLGVNVGVPAPMAFFPFSGYKKSFYGDLHANGRDGVEFYTRKKMVVARY
- a CDS encoding tautomerase family protein codes for the protein MPLLRFDLIEGRSPESLKKLLDTCHQAMVDAFQVPVRDRYQIVHQHPPQELIIEDTGLGYPRTNDIVIISVVSKTRTPEQKQKLYALLAERLEQECGIAPTDLMISITENSEADWSFGLGKAQFLAGLL